In Carnobacterium sp. CP1, the following are encoded in one genomic region:
- a CDS encoding glycosyltransferase family 2 protein gives MNIAMIVIMFFFWAMLVFYSILTIAGVIQRLTKKEEIILTNYPSVAVLIPAHNEGVVIKDTLNAMVKLEYPGELTVYLLDDNSADDTASIVQEFSQLFSRICYIKVPPGKPTGKSRVLNYGLSITTSDYFLVFDADNQPNRNAVIELVHAAETTKDSAGAVGYVKTINASQNLLTRMIAIEFQVFQLLMQSGRWKLFKAGSLAGTNMLLKREVLQAAGGYDPYALAEDAELTVRIAAMGKTLPVVHQSHTWEQEPENIKIFIKQRTRWLTGNLYLLEKSLRDWSFWKGKTFIYSLQHVLTYFFFVVLLLVSNIWFVLGLFGFSVPYFDIPLLFIWFLSYVVYTAQVISAMVLENSISPFNIFVGLIMYFTYAQFFLLLLLRSASQYIWSRITKTTITWDKTKRFKKGSTV, from the coding sequence ATGAATATAGCGATGATAGTGATTATGTTTTTCTTTTGGGCGATGTTGGTTTTTTATTCCATTCTTACAATAGCAGGCGTGATTCAGCGGTTAACAAAAAAAGAAGAAATCATCTTAACGAATTATCCATCGGTCGCGGTTTTGATTCCTGCTCATAATGAAGGTGTCGTTATTAAGGATACGTTAAATGCAATGGTCAAGTTAGAGTACCCGGGAGAGCTGACCGTTTATCTATTAGACGACAATTCAGCAGATGATACAGCGAGTATTGTACAAGAATTCAGCCAATTATTTTCTAGAATTTGTTATATCAAAGTCCCGCCGGGCAAACCAACAGGTAAGTCACGTGTACTAAATTATGGGCTTTCTATCACAACATCGGATTACTTTTTAGTGTTTGATGCAGACAACCAGCCGAACAGAAATGCAGTGATTGAATTGGTGCATGCAGCAGAAACGACGAAAGATTCTGCAGGAGCAGTAGGCTATGTTAAAACGATCAATGCCAGTCAAAATTTGCTGACACGAATGATTGCGATTGAATTCCAAGTATTCCAATTGCTGATGCAAAGCGGCCGCTGGAAATTGTTTAAAGCCGGTTCTCTGGCAGGTACCAATATGCTGCTTAAAAGAGAAGTTCTTCAAGCGGCCGGAGGATATGACCCTTATGCTTTAGCGGAAGATGCCGAGTTAACGGTCCGAATAGCAGCAATGGGGAAAACACTGCCGGTTGTCCACCAATCGCATACTTGGGAGCAAGAACCTGAAAATATAAAAATCTTTATCAAACAGCGGACCAGATGGTTGACCGGTAACTTGTATTTGTTAGAGAAATCTTTACGCGATTGGAGTTTTTGGAAAGGGAAAACGTTTATTTACAGTCTGCAGCATGTCTTGACTTACTTCTTTTTTGTAGTGTTGCTCTTGGTTTCCAACATTTGGTTTGTTTTAGGGTTGTTTGGGTTTTCCGTTCCTTATTTTGATATCCCATTATTGTTTATTTGGTTTTTAAGCTATGTCGTTTATACAGCACAAGTTATCAGTGCCATGGTATTGGAGAATTCCATCTCTCCATTCAATATTTTTGTGGGATTGATCATGTACTTTACTTATGCACAATTTTTCCTATTGTTATTGTTAAGAAGTGCTAGTCAATACATTTGGAGCCGAATCACCAAAACAACAATCACGTGGGATAAGACAAAACGATTCAAAAAAGGGAGCACAGTGTGA
- a CDS encoding DUF1858 domain-containing protein, giving the protein MKEINLSSSVYELVTAYPEIQTVLFDLGLKDIQNPAMLTTVGRYMTIPKGAKMKKVDLHVIIDQLEQLGFTIKE; this is encoded by the coding sequence ATGAAAGAAATCAACTTAAGTTCTTCTGTGTACGAATTGGTCACAGCTTACCCCGAAATTCAAACCGTTCTATTTGATTTAGGTTTAAAAGATATTCAAAACCCTGCTATGTTAACGACTGTGGGAAGATATATGACTATCCCTAAAGGAGCAAAAATGAAAAAAGTTGACCTCCACGTGATTATTGACCAGTTAGAACAATTAGGTTTTACCATTAAGGAGTGA
- a CDS encoding DUF438 domain-containing protein codes for MENNMAHRQKKIVEILTLLHEGGAFEEAKRLFDESFDGIDVSEITAAERELIAGGLDPSEIQHLCNVHAAVFKGSIRDIHRSNYEHEQPGHPIHTLKLENKVIRSLIQDEIKGTFERFSGGDFSQKERLQNALLDLMQIDKHYARKETLIFSYMERYGITAPPKVMWGVDDDIRAAIKDVNAYLNSKLFAINPLHDKIEHVMTEVEEMIFKEEEILIPMILDVFSLTDWQRIAEDSLDIGFAFIPQPLTWKPSKRALKQEKEQQADRSEAAKKAAAMTETIAAELDLPMSTDQTEQYDWRDSPLSEGEIVLPTGVLRLKELTAIFGVLPVDLTFVDKDDRVRFYSEGKNRVFPRTNSVIGREVINCHPHKSMHMVQKILDDFRIGERTEADFWINMHGKMIYIRYFAIYDTETNDYLGCLEVTQDITEIQKIQGENRLLSEES; via the coding sequence ATGGAAAACAATATGGCTCACCGTCAAAAAAAGATTGTCGAAATATTAACACTGCTTCACGAAGGCGGTGCGTTTGAAGAAGCAAAGCGTCTTTTCGATGAATCCTTCGATGGGATAGACGTCAGCGAGATCACGGCGGCAGAAAGAGAATTGATTGCCGGCGGCTTAGACCCTTCAGAAATCCAACATTTGTGCAACGTTCATGCAGCCGTTTTCAAAGGCTCTATCAGAGATATCCACCGCTCAAATTATGAACACGAACAGCCAGGACATCCCATTCATACTTTGAAGCTAGAAAATAAAGTGATTCGCTCACTCATACAAGATGAGATCAAAGGAACTTTTGAACGGTTTTCTGGCGGAGACTTTTCTCAAAAAGAACGTTTGCAAAACGCTTTACTAGATTTGATGCAAATCGATAAACATTATGCCCGAAAAGAAACACTGATTTTCTCTTATATGGAACGGTATGGTATTACTGCTCCCCCAAAAGTCATGTGGGGCGTCGACGATGATATTCGTGCGGCGATCAAAGATGTAAATGCTTATTTAAACAGCAAACTGTTTGCTATCAACCCTTTACATGACAAAATTGAACATGTTATGACGGAAGTCGAAGAAATGATTTTTAAAGAGGAAGAAATACTGATTCCGATGATTTTAGATGTTTTTAGTCTAACCGATTGGCAAAGAATTGCTGAAGATAGTTTGGATATCGGCTTTGCTTTTATTCCTCAGCCTCTTACTTGGAAACCAAGTAAGAGAGCGTTGAAACAAGAAAAGGAACAGCAAGCAGACCGTTCAGAAGCTGCAAAAAAAGCGGCGGCGATGACAGAAACGATTGCTGCAGAACTAGATTTGCCTATGTCTACTGATCAAACAGAACAGTACGATTGGCGAGACAGCCCATTAAGCGAAGGCGAAATTGTTTTGCCAACTGGTGTCCTTCGACTAAAAGAATTAACCGCCATTTTTGGCGTATTGCCTGTTGACTTAACTTTCGTCGATAAAGACGATCGTGTACGCTTCTACTCTGAAGGGAAGAACCGGGTTTTCCCACGCACAAATTCCGTCATCGGGCGCGAAGTTATCAATTGTCATCCTCATAAGAGCATGCATATGGTTCAAAAGATTCTTGATGATTTTAGAATTGGAGAAAGAACTGAAGCTGATTTCTGGATCAACATGCATGGAAAAATGATTTATATCCGTTATTTTGCTATTTACGACACCGAAACCAATGATTACCTAGGTTGTTTAGAAGTTACACAAGACATTACCGAAATACAAAAAATTCAAGGAGAAAACCGGTTATTGAGTGAAGAAAGCTGA
- a CDS encoding glycosyltransferase family 8 protein, which produces MNLLFTLNETYLPPFYTLLRSIFYSNSREEVFDIYLMHKDISDNQLLRLEAFINNEGHSLHVIDCTNLFEEDTVVNRYYSIEMYYRLLAPFVLPDKLDRILYLDPDIINLNSFAKFYNQDFKDNLFIATTHEYATKWIQPLNNLRLGTLKSEDYFNTGILLMNLSEIRTKVTPDDIFKAIQTNKNRLVLPDQDIFNHLYWNRIGEADWRIYNLDPRFYSKLKLFFPAIYNQEWVEMNVVFIHYCGKHKPWLENEKYRYDLGFYYHEFETKHTYLPAYHPELEEQNDA; this is translated from the coding sequence ATGAATTTATTGTTTACTTTAAACGAAACTTATTTGCCGCCATTTTATACATTGCTTCGTTCGATTTTCTACTCAAACAGTCGTGAAGAAGTATTTGACATCTATTTAATGCACAAAGACATTTCGGATAACCAGCTTCTTCGGCTAGAAGCATTTATTAACAATGAAGGGCATTCTTTACATGTCATTGATTGTACGAATCTTTTTGAAGAAGATACGGTCGTCAACCGGTATTATTCCATTGAAATGTATTACCGGTTGTTGGCTCCTTTTGTATTGCCAGACAAATTAGATCGTATTCTATATTTGGATCCAGATATCATTAATTTAAATTCATTTGCTAAGTTCTACAATCAAGATTTTAAAGATAATCTATTTATTGCAACAACTCATGAATATGCAACCAAGTGGATTCAGCCTCTTAATAATCTCCGCTTAGGAACACTAAAATCTGAAGATTATTTCAATACTGGAATTTTATTGATGAATCTGTCCGAAATACGGACAAAAGTAACGCCAGATGATATTTTTAAAGCTATACAAACGAACAAAAACCGTCTCGTTTTGCCGGATCAAGATATTTTCAATCATTTATATTGGAACCGCATCGGCGAAGCAGATTGGCGTATTTACAACTTAGACCCGCGTTTTTATTCAAAACTGAAACTCTTTTTTCCTGCAATTTACAATCAAGAATGGGTAGAAATGAATGTAGTCTTCATTCACTATTGCGGTAAGCATAAACCCTGGCTGGAAAATGAAAAATACCGCTATGATCTCGGTTTTTATTATCATGAATTTGAAACTAAGCATACCTATTTGCCTGCTTACCATCCAGAACTAGAGGAACAAAACGATGCTTAA
- a CDS encoding methyl-accepting chemotaxis protein, whose protein sequence is MKKKKEKQSKIKSLRTRILVGFGAVVLLIMLSSLFNILSLNDINKSMQTIMEQEMKLLINDEKLLTDMNKRTSLIRGYMAYNDEAYRIQFNTETKESIKLENKALELSDAAELKKLIDKKVAWGRLTDEALEAYDNGDPKKAQDIMNTQAQVLENELEKGFSDLAAKREDNIQKFGDDIMRKGKIIELLSYVVTILVALLSALVAYLTSRSITRPINLVMNHMQTIAGGDLSVEPLPVTTEDETGQLAAAMNMMQDILKQTMHKISEDSETLTAHSEELNQAAFEVKSGSEQVATTMQELATGTETQANTASSLSIVMGNFTKKVRDTNKSGDQISKTSQKVLEMTTEGSRLMESSNQQMQKIDSIVQDAVEKMAILDNQTKEISNLVSIIQTVADQTNLLALNAAIEAARAGEHGRGFAVVADEVRKLAEQVAVSIADITGFVTTIQAESKKVSDSLQNGYTEVEEGTSQINTTGQTFNKISQSVTSMVNEIQSISGNLESIAANSEIMNGSIEEIAAVSQESAAGVEETSAASQQISSSMEEVAGNSEHLAALAEDLSQMVNQFKL, encoded by the coding sequence ATGAAAAAAAAGAAAGAAAAACAAAGTAAAATCAAAAGTTTACGTACAAGAATATTAGTAGGATTTGGTGCAGTAGTTCTACTCATCATGTTATCGAGCCTATTTAATATCTTGAGTTTGAACGATATAAACAAATCAATGCAAACCATTATGGAGCAAGAAATGAAATTATTGATCAACGATGAAAAGTTATTAACCGATATGAATAAACGTACAAGTCTGATTCGAGGCTACATGGCTTATAATGATGAAGCTTACCGAATTCAATTCAATACAGAGACTAAAGAAAGCATTAAATTAGAAAATAAAGCTTTAGAACTAAGTGATGCAGCAGAATTAAAGAAACTAATCGATAAGAAAGTCGCTTGGGGAAGATTAACCGATGAGGCATTAGAAGCTTATGATAACGGCGATCCTAAAAAAGCTCAAGATATTATGAATACGCAAGCACAAGTGTTGGAAAATGAGCTTGAAAAAGGATTTTCTGATTTAGCAGCAAAGAGAGAAGATAACATTCAAAAATTTGGCGATGACATAATGAGAAAAGGTAAAATAATCGAACTCTTAAGTTATGTGGTCACTATTTTGGTCGCTCTCTTATCTGCACTCGTGGCTTACTTGACATCTAGAAGTATAACCAGACCAATCAATTTGGTCATGAACCATATGCAGACAATAGCAGGTGGTGATTTAAGTGTTGAACCGTTACCTGTTACGACAGAAGACGAGACTGGACAGTTAGCAGCAGCGATGAATATGATGCAAGATATCTTAAAACAAACGATGCATAAAATATCAGAAGACTCAGAGACATTGACAGCTCACAGCGAAGAATTAAATCAAGCGGCTTTTGAAGTGAAATCAGGTTCAGAGCAAGTAGCCACAACGATGCAAGAGTTAGCGACCGGTACAGAAACGCAAGCCAACACAGCTAGCAGTCTGTCGATTGTAATGGGGAACTTTACTAAAAAAGTCCGCGATACCAATAAAAGCGGCGATCAAATCTCTAAAACTTCTCAAAAAGTATTGGAAATGACAACGGAGGGCAGCCGATTGATGGAGTCGTCTAATCAGCAAATGCAAAAAATCGACAGTATTGTTCAAGACGCTGTTGAGAAAATGGCAATTTTAGATAATCAAACCAAAGAAATTTCAAATTTAGTCTCGATCATCCAAACGGTAGCCGACCAAACCAATCTGCTTGCTTTAAACGCAGCGATCGAAGCGGCCAGAGCTGGGGAACACGGCAGAGGCTTTGCGGTTGTTGCTGATGAAGTTAGAAAATTAGCTGAACAAGTGGCTGTATCAATCGCCGATATTACTGGATTCGTTACAACGATCCAAGCTGAATCAAAGAAAGTCAGCGACTCTTTGCAAAACGGCTATACTGAAGTTGAAGAAGGAACGTCTCAAATCAATACAACTGGGCAAACGTTCAACAAAATCAGTCAGTCGGTCACCAGCATGGTTAATGAAATTCAGAGTATTTCTGGAAACTTGGAAAGTATTGCAGCTAACAGCGAAATTATGAACGGTTCAATCGAGGAAATTGCGGCTGTTTCTCAAGAGTCAGCAGCTGGAGTAGAAGAAACATCAGCAGCTTCTCAACAAATCAGCAGTTCGATGGAAGAAGTGGCCGGAAATTCAGAACACTTAGCAGCATTAGCTGAAGATTTAAGTCAAATGGTCAATCAATTCAAATTATAA
- the ftsE gene encoding cell division ATP-binding protein FtsE, which translates to MIKMKNVAKTYPKGVKALRDVSVTIEDGEFVYVVGASGSGKSTFAKLIIREEKMTRGQMEVCGYNLAKLKSSDVPKLRRQIGVVFQDYKLLNDRTVFENIAYALEVIGTKPEEIRPRVMEALAQVELELKADLKPTELSGGEQQRVGIARAIVNRPQVLIADEPTGNLDPKTALEIMRLFYRINLQGTTIIMVTHNRTIVNKVHNRVLEIKNGEIVGDESKNNGSLQYDYNSGDYVVI; encoded by the coding sequence ATGATTAAAATGAAAAATGTAGCAAAAACTTATCCAAAAGGAGTAAAGGCACTTCGAGATGTATCGGTTACCATTGAAGATGGTGAATTTGTATATGTAGTCGGCGCAAGCGGTTCAGGGAAATCGACCTTCGCAAAGCTGATTATTCGGGAAGAAAAGATGACCCGTGGCCAAATGGAAGTTTGCGGGTATAATTTAGCAAAACTGAAAAGCAGTGATGTTCCTAAATTAAGGCGTCAAATCGGAGTAGTTTTTCAAGATTACAAACTGTTGAATGACCGGACAGTTTTTGAAAACATAGCTTATGCTCTGGAAGTGATTGGAACTAAACCTGAAGAAATCAGGCCGCGTGTAATGGAAGCTTTGGCTCAGGTAGAACTTGAATTAAAAGCTGACCTAAAGCCCACAGAACTATCTGGAGGCGAACAGCAAAGAGTCGGAATTGCCCGAGCGATCGTCAATAGACCTCAAGTACTCATTGCTGACGAGCCGACAGGCAATCTTGATCCCAAGACAGCTTTAGAAATAATGCGGCTGTTTTACCGCATCAATTTGCAAGGAACCACTATTATTATGGTCACTCACAACCGTACGATTGTTAATAAAGTACACAACCGTGTCTTAGAAATCAAAAATGGCGAAATAGTAGGGGATGAAAGTAAAAATAACGGCAGTCTTCAATACGATTACAACTCCGGTGACTATGTAGTCATTTAA
- a CDS encoding flagellar hook-basal body protein, with translation MSIPLSISKSGMNAVQTAMDALSNDIANVNTTGYKSKNVSFNELLKNDINGGNILLSDQTQNSAITIGTKSGVNTINMAQGSLVSDENAYHLAIEGDGFFGVTDANNQFYLTRDGAFQLNGDKSITNSNGDRLSIESAIPPEQWPAGDLSIAANGEIRIQTEDTNMLIGTIPLFTPAVSDALVPVGGNKFTYNGDYIQTTGSIHQHYLESSNTDLATAMTDMMLAQRSYSLNTRVAQGTDDMMSMINQFKQ, from the coding sequence ATGAGTATACCTTTAAGTATCAGCAAAAGTGGAATGAATGCCGTTCAAACGGCAATGGATGCTTTATCAAATGATATAGCCAACGTTAATACCACTGGTTATAAATCAAAAAATGTCAGTTTTAATGAACTGTTAAAAAACGATATCAATGGAGGAAATATCCTCTTATCTGATCAGACTCAAAACAGTGCGATCACTATTGGAACAAAAAGCGGAGTAAATACGATTAATATGGCACAAGGCTCACTTGTTTCTGATGAAAATGCTTATCATTTGGCAATTGAAGGGGACGGCTTTTTTGGAGTAACGGATGCCAATAATCAATTCTATTTAACTCGTGATGGAGCTTTTCAATTAAACGGCGATAAATCGATCACCAACAGCAATGGGGACCGGTTATCCATTGAATCAGCTATTCCCCCTGAACAATGGCCGGCAGGCGACTTGTCGATTGCAGCTAACGGCGAAATCAGAATCCAGACAGAAGACACGAACATGCTGATTGGAACGATTCCATTATTTACTCCAGCTGTTTCAGATGCATTAGTTCCAGTTGGCGGAAATAAGTTTACTTATAATGGAGATTACATACAAACAACTGGTTCGATCCATCAACATTATTTAGAATCTTCCAATACAGATTTAGCAACAGCGATGACGGATATGATGTTGGCACAGCGCTCGTATTCATTAAACACGAGAGTCGCGCAAGGAACAGATGATATGATGTCGATGATCAACCAATTCAAACAATAA
- a CDS encoding flagellar hook-basal body protein, whose translation MIRSIDTLSRNFDILQKKQENISANVANINTAGYKSQELIQSTLASKPMVNHLGGPLLNQQNDIGSFTFGNQIDEVYTNFEQGGLKGTASITDIALQSDGFFTIAGDDGQTYYTRNGNFTANADGELVTQEGHHVMGIDAGGQPTFIPAGGMDFSVDSTGNINGTGLRLLVTEFNDPSTLTSVGDTLYTGQGGTAMNGGVTIYQSMVETSNVKTADEITNLMMVSREFGANQKMLNAADETLKKSVNEIGRV comes from the coding sequence ATGATTAGAAGTATAGATACGCTTAGCCGAAATTTTGATATTCTACAAAAAAAGCAAGAAAACATTAGCGCCAATGTAGCTAATATCAATACAGCAGGATATAAATCACAAGAACTCATTCAAAGTACACTTGCTTCTAAACCAATGGTCAATCATTTGGGCGGACCGTTATTAAACCAACAAAATGACATCGGTTCATTTACTTTCGGCAACCAAATTGACGAAGTCTACACAAACTTTGAGCAAGGCGGGCTGAAAGGAACGGCTTCGATTACAGATATTGCCTTGCAAAGCGATGGTTTTTTCACAATAGCTGGAGATGATGGTCAGACTTATTACACGAGAAATGGCAACTTTACGGCTAATGCTGATGGAGAACTGGTAACTCAAGAAGGACATCATGTTATGGGAATTGATGCTGGCGGACAGCCGACTTTTATTCCGGCTGGCGGAATGGATTTCTCTGTGGACAGCACTGGGAATATTAATGGAACCGGCTTGCGTTTGCTAGTGACTGAATTTAACGATCCGTCTACTTTGACCAGTGTCGGGGACACATTGTATACAGGACAAGGCGGAACAGCAATGAATGGCGGAGTGACCATTTATCAAAGCATGGTTGAAACATCAAATGTTAAAACAGCCGATGAAATCACGAACTTGATGATGGTTTCCAGAGAATTCGGAGCGAATCAAAAAATGCTGAACGCTGCGGATGAAACATTGAAAAAATCGGTTAACGAGATCGGAAGAGTCTAG
- a CDS encoding sigma-70 family RNA polymerase sigma factor, with translation MYYENDREKEIIKYLPLVEKVVSGLSIKRSDYDRDDLYNIGVIGLMDALEKFDKTKKVPFEGYAYIRIKGTIIDEVRKTAPVSRTRLGQLNDYYRAKEKLEKTTMRTPTEQEICQELTINEKQLSKIHETVHHLASVSLEKVMFNEDGNDSELIDFLEDDRTVDTEEALTDKERQGLLTSHISQLSEREQMILNMYYVDELTLKEIAFIFDISVPRVSQINGKTLLKLRESMRREYDD, from the coding sequence ATGTATTATGAAAACGATAGAGAAAAAGAAATCATAAAATACCTGCCCTTGGTGGAAAAGGTGGTAAGCGGGCTGAGCATCAAACGCAGTGATTATGACCGCGATGACTTGTATAATATCGGTGTGATCGGGTTAATGGATGCTCTTGAAAAATTCGATAAAACAAAAAAAGTTCCTTTTGAAGGGTATGCCTATATCAGAATCAAAGGAACCATTATTGATGAAGTCAGAAAAACAGCACCGGTTTCAAGAACGAGGCTTGGTCAACTGAACGACTATTATCGCGCCAAAGAAAAACTTGAAAAAACAACTATGCGGACACCGACAGAACAAGAGATTTGTCAGGAACTAACGATCAATGAAAAACAACTGTCTAAAATTCATGAAACGGTCCATCATTTAGCATCTGTTTCACTTGAAAAGGTCATGTTCAATGAGGATGGAAATGACAGTGAATTAATCGATTTCCTGGAAGACGATCGTACCGTTGATACTGAAGAAGCACTGACGGACAAAGAGCGCCAAGGGTTGTTAACGTCACATATCAGTCAGTTATCTGAACGAGAACAGATGATTTTGAATATGTATTATGTTGATGAACTAACACTGAAAGAAATTGCTTTTATTTTTGATATATCTGTGCCGCGTGTTTCGCAAATCAATGGAAAGACGTTACTGAAACTGAGAGAATCGATGAGGAGAGAATACGATGATTAG
- the flhA gene encoding flagellar biosynthesis protein FlhA encodes MLTAFTGKFGKLTKSLDVIIAFFVVAILGMIIIPLPSPMLDFMLVVNIALSITILLLTLFSKSVLEFSTFPTLLLITTMFRLALNISSTRLILTVGEAGTVIDTFANFVAGNNIVVGAVIFIIIVIIQMMVVTNGASRVSEVSARFTLDAMPGKQMSIDADLNSGLINEDQAKSRRSDLERETQFFGAMDGASKFVKGDAIAGIIITVINLIGGIVIHTVQSDMAVMEALNQFGKLTIGDGLVSQIPSLLISVASGILVTRSGSNTGFGSAVGKELFHAPKVMLMLSAILVLFAIIPGFPTLPFLLLGVAAGVGGYLTLENEKHQQSSDQADEMKSKDALRARQEKSEEESVFSFQVDPISVEIGYGLIPIADDTQDNNLMNHISNIRKQSAHELGILLSPIRIRDNLQLKANDYLIKIKGNTVARGELFLDKYMIVDPGETDFDFDGIPTKEPAFGLDAMWVDEADREAADLRGYTVVEPLTVLVTHLKETIYKSSYELLGRQEVKQLLEGIKDKYGVVIDELIPDILRLGEVQKVLQNLLKENIPINDLVTILETLADYGNTTKDAEMLTEYVRQALSRTVVKQYLDENDTLQVVTILPDTEELISRSIQKSSAGSIPVLQSDIVTKIFDSITATHNQLTMKGIPHVLLASPKIRPAMKNLISYNFPDLAVLSLNEVPNDVPIETVGIIES; translated from the coding sequence ATGTTAACTGCTTTTACGGGGAAATTTGGAAAACTAACAAAATCATTGGATGTCATCATTGCTTTTTTTGTAGTGGCTATTTTAGGAATGATCATCATTCCGTTGCCTTCTCCAATGTTGGATTTTATGTTAGTTGTCAATATAGCTTTATCGATCACTATTTTGCTTTTAACTCTTTTTTCTAAAAGCGTATTGGAATTTTCAACTTTTCCCACACTGTTGTTGATTACAACGATGTTCAGACTAGCATTGAATATTTCTTCCACTCGTTTGATTTTAACGGTAGGAGAAGCCGGAACCGTTATCGATACTTTTGCCAATTTTGTGGCGGGGAACAACATTGTTGTAGGAGCGGTTATCTTTATCATTATTGTCATCATTCAAATGATGGTCGTAACGAACGGAGCCAGCCGAGTTTCGGAAGTATCGGCTCGTTTTACGCTAGATGCCATGCCCGGAAAACAAATGTCCATTGATGCAGATTTAAATTCAGGGCTGATCAATGAAGATCAAGCTAAAAGCAGACGGTCGGATCTTGAAAGAGAAACACAATTTTTTGGAGCAATGGACGGAGCCAGCAAGTTCGTTAAAGGGGATGCGATAGCGGGTATTATCATTACCGTCATCAACTTAATTGGAGGAATCGTGATCCACACGGTTCAAAGCGATATGGCCGTTATGGAAGCTCTTAACCAATTTGGGAAATTAACGATTGGGGATGGCTTAGTCAGTCAAATTCCTTCATTATTGATCTCAGTTGCTTCAGGGATATTGGTTACACGCTCAGGCAGCAACACCGGCTTTGGCAGCGCAGTTGGAAAAGAATTATTCCATGCTCCTAAAGTCATGCTGATGCTCTCTGCGATTTTAGTTTTGTTTGCTATCATACCCGGCTTTCCCACATTACCCTTTTTACTATTAGGAGTAGCAGCAGGAGTCGGCGGGTATTTGACACTGGAAAATGAAAAACATCAACAGTCTTCAGACCAAGCGGATGAAATGAAAAGCAAAGATGCATTACGAGCACGGCAAGAAAAAAGCGAAGAAGAATCGGTCTTTTCTTTTCAAGTCGATCCTATTTCAGTCGAAATTGGGTATGGCCTGATTCCAATTGCAGATGATACACAAGATAACAATTTAATGAATCACATTTCTAATATCCGTAAACAAAGTGCTCATGAACTCGGCATCCTGCTCAGCCCGATTCGGATTCGGGATAACTTGCAATTGAAAGCCAACGATTACCTGATTAAAATCAAAGGCAATACAGTTGCCCGGGGCGAACTGTTTTTGGATAAATATATGATTGTTGATCCTGGTGAAACCGATTTTGATTTTGATGGGATTCCGACAAAAGAACCGGCCTTTGGTTTAGACGCCATGTGGGTGGATGAAGCAGACCGAGAAGCAGCTGACTTAAGAGGGTATACAGTGGTTGAACCACTGACAGTATTGGTCACGCATCTTAAAGAAACCATTTATAAATCAAGTTATGAACTATTAGGCAGACAAGAAGTCAAACAATTATTAGAAGGAATCAAAGACAAGTACGGTGTAGTGATCGATGAGTTGATTCCAGATATCTTACGGCTCGGCGAAGTTCAAAAGGTTTTGCAAAATTTATTGAAAGAAAATATTCCGATCAATGACTTGGTGACGATTTTGGAAACCCTGGCCGATTATGGAAATACGACTAAAGATGCAGAAATGCTGACAGAATATGTTCGGCAGGCATTGAGTCGGACAGTTGTAAAACAATATTTGGATGAAAATGACACCTTACAAGTTGTTACGATCTTACCGGATACAGAAGAACTGATCAGCCGAAGCATTCAGAAGTCTTCAGCTGGATCCATTCCGGTCCTTCAATCTGATATTGTTACAAAAATATTTGACAGTATCACTGCTACTCATAATCAATTGACGATGAAGGGAATTCCGCATGTCTTATTGGCGTCTCCCAAAATCAGACCGGCGATGAAAAATTTGATTTCATATAATTTTCCTGATTTGGCCGTTTTATCTTTAAATGAAGTTCCTAATGACGTGCCGATCGAAACCGTGGGTATCATTGAAAGCTAG